From a region of the Panicum virgatum strain AP13 chromosome 2K, P.virgatum_v5, whole genome shotgun sequence genome:
- the LOC120666235 gene encoding deoxycytidine kinase-like isoform X3, translating to MVQFLQSSVGIIHKSHAESIASFVKDNVVRELKEESEVPVMQPAKDRRITFCVEGNISVGKSTFLQKIANETVELRDLVEIVPEPVSKWQDVGPNHFNILGAFYAEPQRYAYTFQNYVFVTRLMQEKESCGGMKPLRLVERSIFSDRMVFVRAVHEANWLNGMELSIYDSWFDPVLSSLPGLIPDGFIYLRATPDTCHKRMMLRSRSEEGSVTLQYLQDLHEKHECWLLPSQHGDHRLLSASQLPYSMDHSLHPDIKDRVFYLEGSRVHSSIQKVPALVLDCEPNIDFSWDIEAKRNG from the exons ATGGTTCAGTTTTTGCAAAGTTCTGTTGGAATAATTCATAAGAGCCATGCAGAGAGCATAGCATCCTTCGTGAAAGACAATGTTGTTCGGGAACTGAAAGAGGAGAGTGAGGTGCCTGTCATGCAACCGGCCAAGGACAGGAGGATAACCTTTTGTGTTGAGGGAAACATCAGTGTGGGGAAGTCTACCTTCTTACAGAAGATTGCTAATGAGACAGTTGAGCTGCGTGATCTTGTGGAGATTGTACCTGAGCCAGTCTCAAAATGGCAGGATGTTGGTCCCAACCATTTCAATATTTTGGGCGCCTTTTATGCTGAACCTCAGAGGTATGCCTACACATTTCAAAACTATGTGTTTGTAACAAGGCTCATGCAAGAAAAGGAGTCCTGTGGAGGAATGAAGCCGCTCAGATTGGTGGAACGGAGCATCTTCAGTGATCGAATG GTGTTTGTTCGTGCTGTTCATGAAGCTAACTGGTTGAATGGGATGGAGCTTAGCATTTATGACTCTTGGTTTGACCCTGTGCTGTCATCTCTTCCTGGCCTTATCCCTGATGGATTTATCTATCTTAGAGCTACCCCTGATACTTGTCACAAGAGAATGATGCTTCGAAGTAGATCTGAAGAAGGAAGTGTCACACTGCAGTATCTGCAAGATTTGCATGAGAAACATGAATGCTGGTTACTGCCTTCTCAACATGGGGATCACAGACTATTGTCAGCAAGTCAATTGCCATATAGCATGGATCACTCCTTGCACCCAGATATTAAAGACAGAGTGTTTTATCTAGAAGGGAGTCGTGTGCACTCTAGTATCCAGAAA GTTCCTGCTCTTGTACTGGACTGCGAACCAAATATTGATTTTAGCTGGGATATCGAAGCTAAAAGAAA
- the LOC120666235 gene encoding deoxycytidine kinase-like isoform X2, translating into MVQFLQSSVGIIHKSHAESIASFVKDNVVRELKEESEVPVMQPAKDRRITFCVEGNISVGKSTFLQKIANETVELRDLVEIVPEPVSKWQDVGPNHFNILGAFYAEPQRYAYTFQNYVFVTRLMQEKESCGGMKPLRLVERSIFSDRMVFVRAVHEANWLNGMELSIYDSWFDPVLSSLPGLIPDGFIYLRATPDTCHKRMMLRSRSEEGSVTLQYLQDLHEKHECWLLPSQHGDHRLLSASQLPYSMDHSLHPDIKDRVFYLEGSRVHSSIQKVPALVLDCEPNIDFSWDIEAKRKLLNSLVL; encoded by the exons ATGGTTCAGTTTTTGCAAAGTTCTGTTGGAATAATTCATAAGAGCCATGCAGAGAGCATAGCATCCTTCGTGAAAGACAATGTTGTTCGGGAACTGAAAGAGGAGAGTGAGGTGCCTGTCATGCAACCGGCCAAGGACAGGAGGATAACCTTTTGTGTTGAGGGAAACATCAGTGTGGGGAAGTCTACCTTCTTACAGAAGATTGCTAATGAGACAGTTGAGCTGCGTGATCTTGTGGAGATTGTACCTGAGCCAGTCTCAAAATGGCAGGATGTTGGTCCCAACCATTTCAATATTTTGGGCGCCTTTTATGCTGAACCTCAGAGGTATGCCTACACATTTCAAAACTATGTGTTTGTAACAAGGCTCATGCAAGAAAAGGAGTCCTGTGGAGGAATGAAGCCGCTCAGATTGGTGGAACGGAGCATCTTCAGTGATCGAATG GTGTTTGTTCGTGCTGTTCATGAAGCTAACTGGTTGAATGGGATGGAGCTTAGCATTTATGACTCTTGGTTTGACCCTGTGCTGTCATCTCTTCCTGGCCTTATCCCTGATGGATTTATCTATCTTAGAGCTACCCCTGATACTTGTCACAAGAGAATGATGCTTCGAAGTAGATCTGAAGAAGGAAGTGTCACACTGCAGTATCTGCAAGATTTGCATGAGAAACATGAATGCTGGTTACTGCCTTCTCAACATGGGGATCACAGACTATTGTCAGCAAGTCAATTGCCATATAGCATGGATCACTCCTTGCACCCAGATATTAAAGACAGAGTGTTTTATCTAGAAGGGAGTCGTGTGCACTCTAGTATCCAGAAA GTTCCTGCTCTTGTACTGGACTGCGAACCAAATATTGATTTTAGCTGGGATATCGAAGCTAAAAGAAA GTTGCTAAATTCTTTGGTTTTGTGA
- the LOC120666235 gene encoding deoxycytidine kinase-like isoform X1: MVQFLQSSVGIIHKSHAESIASFVKDNVVRELKEESEVPVMQPAKDRRITFCVEGNISVGKSTFLQKIANETVELRDLVEIVPEPVSKWQDVGPNHFNILGAFYAEPQRYAYTFQNYVFVTRLMQEKESCGGMKPLRLVERSIFSDRMVFVRAVHEANWLNGMELSIYDSWFDPVLSSLPGLIPDGFIYLRATPDTCHKRMMLRSRSEEGSVTLQYLQDLHEKHECWLLPSQHGDHRLLSASQLPYSMDHSLHPDIKDRVFYLEGSRVHSSIQKVPALVLDCEPNIDFSWDIEAKRKYALQVAKFFGFVKKLKEVSPSQNIDAKAKNPQILLPHSGGVFLHDGSHFSESGLKPLTL; this comes from the exons ATGGTTCAGTTTTTGCAAAGTTCTGTTGGAATAATTCATAAGAGCCATGCAGAGAGCATAGCATCCTTCGTGAAAGACAATGTTGTTCGGGAACTGAAAGAGGAGAGTGAGGTGCCTGTCATGCAACCGGCCAAGGACAGGAGGATAACCTTTTGTGTTGAGGGAAACATCAGTGTGGGGAAGTCTACCTTCTTACAGAAGATTGCTAATGAGACAGTTGAGCTGCGTGATCTTGTGGAGATTGTACCTGAGCCAGTCTCAAAATGGCAGGATGTTGGTCCCAACCATTTCAATATTTTGGGCGCCTTTTATGCTGAACCTCAGAGGTATGCCTACACATTTCAAAACTATGTGTTTGTAACAAGGCTCATGCAAGAAAAGGAGTCCTGTGGAGGAATGAAGCCGCTCAGATTGGTGGAACGGAGCATCTTCAGTGATCGAATG GTGTTTGTTCGTGCTGTTCATGAAGCTAACTGGTTGAATGGGATGGAGCTTAGCATTTATGACTCTTGGTTTGACCCTGTGCTGTCATCTCTTCCTGGCCTTATCCCTGATGGATTTATCTATCTTAGAGCTACCCCTGATACTTGTCACAAGAGAATGATGCTTCGAAGTAGATCTGAAGAAGGAAGTGTCACACTGCAGTATCTGCAAGATTTGCATGAGAAACATGAATGCTGGTTACTGCCTTCTCAACATGGGGATCACAGACTATTGTCAGCAAGTCAATTGCCATATAGCATGGATCACTCCTTGCACCCAGATATTAAAGACAGAGTGTTTTATCTAGAAGGGAGTCGTGTGCACTCTAGTATCCAGAAA GTTCCTGCTCTTGTACTGGACTGCGAACCAAATATTGATTTTAGCTGGGATATCGAAGCTAAAAGAAA GTATGCGTTGCAGGTTGCTAAATTCTTTGGTTTTGTGAAGAAATTGAAGGAAGTTTCACCATCCCAAAACATTGATGCAAAAGCCAAGAATCCACAAATCTTGCTTCCTCACAGTGGGGGTGTATTCCTCCATGATG